The nucleotide sequence TTTCCGGATCCTTCACGGCATAGACATCAATACCGAAAGACTGCACGTAGGTGATCTTTTCCTTCAGCGACATATGCAGCATCGGGGTCAGCAGATTCAGCTGGATGTTCTTTTCAAAGTCCACGGTCGTACAGTCCCGGCAGTCCGCCATAGAAACGGAAGCACTAAAAGCCACAGAAAGAATCACAGCTGCCAGTCGAATCAGAGTCATCACTTCACCTCGTGGGGTCTTAAATGCAAATGATATGACAGCTTAAAAGCCCCAGATTTCAGGATAGAAATTATAAGTGTCGAATACTTAGACAGGGGCCTTTTTCCGTCTTGAGAGGCCGTTAAGGCCTTGGTATTTATGGAGTATGAAGCAATTTGAAAACCGCTGGATCTTTGAGTTCTTTGAAGAAAAGTCCGACGCCATTATCAAGTCGATGTTCGGTGGCCTGGCGCTTTATTACCAGGGCCAGTTGAAGATGTTGTTGTCTGAAAATGCCGGCGATTATTCCTATCGCGGCAAAGAATACGACTTTGAAGTGTGGAATGGTGTTTTGATTGCGACGGACCGAATTCATCACGAATCCCTGTTAAAGCAATTTCCTTTTCTGGTAAATCATCCGGTGCTGCCGAAGTGGTTGTATCTGCCTTTCACCTTTGAAGGATGGGAAGAACGCATTGAAATGATCACCCGTCTGGTGCGAAGTGCTGATCCGCGTGTGGGTGTGTGGCCCCAGGAAAAATCGCGCAAGAAAACGAAAAAGAAATCCGTCAAAAAACTGGTTAAAAAGAAAGTGGCCAAGAAATCCGTCTCTAAATCAAAAAAACCTGCGAAACGCCATTGACCTTAACCCAGCGTCAACGTTGAGAGTTGTCTTTAGAGGTAAGAATGAAAAACTGGCTGACGATCGGACAATTTGCCAAAGCTTCGGGCCTTTCCCCCAGAGCCCTGCGCATTTATGAAGACATGAATCTGCTGGTGCCACCCTATCGTGGGGACAACGGCTATCGCTATTATCAGGAAAGCCAGCTTTCCGAAGCCGCTCGGCTGAAAGAGTTTAAAGACCTGGGATTTCAGCTGGAAGAAGTGAAAGCTCTTCTTCAGGCTGACCGCGAATTGGATAAATCACGTCTGGTCAGGTCACTCAGTCACCGTCTGGATCTGGTGCGTGAGCAGTCCGATCAGTTGCAGGATCAGCGCCGGCAGATAGAACAACTTCTTTCCTCTTTGAAGAACAACACAAAGCCCATCTCGGCTGATGAGAGGAGAGCAATCATGAGTTATCAGGGTAATCCGGCCATTGTGGTCACAGGAATCCAGGGCCTTCAGAAAACGGCTGAATATATTCAAAAGCACCTTCAGGACCGCCACATTCCCCTGCTGTTCTGGAGTGAAAATCTGGAACTTCCAGAGTCCTATATTCTTGTTCTTCCTGAAGACAACCTCGGGGATAAAGGTGTGGAAAACCTTGCGCCCAATGTGATTGTCCTGAATTCCGTCAGTGGTTCGGACAGTGCGATTCGGAAAAATTATCTGCGTCTTTATAACTTTGTTGGCTCTCATGTGACGACGGTGATTCATGCGGAAGATCAGGCGCTGCTTGAGATTGTTTCCAACGAAAGAATCAGAGGCACCTACTACCAGTATTATTCAAAAAACCGCGCTTTGGAAAAGCAGATCAAAAAAATCGGCGGACTGGTTTGTTCCGGCAGTGAACTTTCGATGTACGGATATAATCTGCAGAAAGAGGCTGTGCATCTGAAGTTGGAGAGCCCTTTGGGATTTACTGACGAGCTGGCACTTTTAAGTTCACTCGCAGCCGTGATGAAACTGGGACTGCCGACAGAAAGTCTTTGTCTGAAATAAAAAAAGCCGGGTTCATCACCCGGCTTTTCATTTTTAAAGATACTTGTTTACGATGGCTTCAACGCGGTTGCGGATCGCATCCAGCCCCGCCTGGGACGAGGATTCGTAACGAACCACCACCACTGGCTGTGTGTTGGAAGAGCGGCACAGTGCCCAGCCGTCAGCAAAGCTCAGGCGGATACCATCCGTAAAGTCCACTTTATAATCAGCACCCTCTTTAGCCGGGAAAGCTTCAATCATTTTTTCAACGATCAGAACCTTCTTTTCTTCAGTGGTGTCGATGCGGATTTCTGGAGTGTTGAAAGACGGAGGCAAACCTTCCAGCAACTGTGGAATTGTTTTGCCGGTTTTTGCCAGGATTTCCACCAAACGCAAAGCTGCGTAAGGAGCATCATCGTAACCGTGATTGCGGTCGGCAAAGAACACGTGACCGGACATCTCGCCACCGAATGGCGCTTTTTCAACTTTGATTTTTTCTTTCACCAAAGAGTGTCCGGTTTTCCACATGATTGGCTGACCACCGTGTTTGGCAACATCGTGGTACAGACGATCAGAGCACTTCACATCGCCAATGATCTTAGCCCCTTTTTGTTCAGCCAAAATCGCGCGGGAAATGATCACCATCAATTCATCACCGTAAACCATGCGGCCCGTGTGATCGACAACACCGATACGGTCGGCATCGCCGTCAAAGCCGATGCCCGCCACGGCGCCCTCTTTAAGAACCTGGGCCTTAAGGTCCACCAGGTTTTCTTCAACCGTTGGATCCGGGTGGTGATTCGGGAATGTGCCATCTGGCTGTTCAAACAAAATGGTGGGTTTCAAACCGCAGGCTTCAAACAAGCCGCGCACCACAGATCCGCCAGCACCGTTACCGCAGTCCAAAACAACTTTGGTGTCTTTGATGTGGCCGAATTCTTTAGCGTAACGTGCGTAGTACATTGGCTTGATGTCGAAAGATTCTTCTGAACCCTGACCGTCAATGAATTCGCCTTTTTGAATGATGTGCAAAAGTTTCTGGATTTCGACGCCAAAGATGGTGCCTTTACCCACAGAAATTTTAAAGCCGTTGTATTCTGGAGGATTGTGCGAACCAGTTACCTGAACCGCGCCATCGACTTTCAATTCAAACGTGGCGAAGTAACAAACCGGCGTGGTTACCAGACCCAGGTGAATAACGTTCGCGCCTGAATCCATCAGACCTTTTGCAAGATTCTTGATGATGGCCGGAGAGCTTTCACGCGCATCACAGCCCAACGCCACGGTTGGATTAGTGATGTTCTTGTTTTGTTTCATGTAAACGACGTAAGCGCGACCCAGCAGGTAAGCAAAGTTGTCGTCGAACTGTCCGTTATAGACGCCGCGAATGTCGTATTCTCTAAAAATGACGGGTTGAAACATATATCACCTCAATTATTTCAAGGGCTTAGGATTATAATTTCTGCGCTCTAGAGTCGAGCTAATTTTACCGCCCAGCGAACGGCATCAATCATCGAATGGGGGTTGGCTTTGTTTTTACCAAAGATATCCTTGGCAGTGCCATGATCCACACTGGTGCGAATAAACGGGATCCCCAGGGTCATATGCACGCCACTGTCCTGCCCGTGAATCATTTTAAACGGAATCAGGCCCTGATCGTGATACAGGCTCAAATATACGGAATATTTCTTCCAGTTTTGCGGGAAGAAAGCCGCATCCGGAACCAAGGGTCCTTCAAACGGAATCTTCTTTTCTTTGGCAAAACTTACAAGCTCGGGGAAGAACAAAAGCTCTTCCTGCCCGATCAGGCCCGCCTCGCCGGCATGGGGGTTGAGCCCCAAAACGCCGATGGGTTTTTTAGCCTGGGCTGCGGGAAGCTTCTTTCTTAGTTCATTGGCGTTAAGAAGTGCTTCCGCCAGCACGCTGAAACTTAAGTGCTTGGTGATTTCTTTCACCGGTAGATGTGCCGTTGCCAGAACCACGTTGAACTTTTCACCGACAAAACCCATGTGCACATGTTTGGCGCCGGAAAGTCTTTTTAAAATATCCGTGTGTCCCAGGTCTTTAAAGCCCGCCGCTTTGATCGAGGTCTTCGACAGGGGCGCAGTGGCCAGCGCGTGAATATCTTTCTTCAGGCAGGCTTTGGCGCTTGATTCCACCCATTCTGCAGGTGCGAGGTCCGAGGCAATATCAATCAGGTAGGGACCTTCGATTTCCAGAGCCTGGGAAAGGTCATCCACGGTGATACGCTCAAATTTTTGATCAATCAGTTTCAGATACTTTTGTGAAGCACCGTCTTGGCGCCACAACAGAAACTGCACGCCTTTTTGTGGACCCAGGTGATGCAGAGCCTTGGCCGTGACTTCAAAGCCAATGCCATCCACATCCCCGGTCGTAAGTGCGATTCGAAGTTTACTCATTGATACGGATGAAGGATTCATCGCGTTTGGATTGCAGCCAGTTTTTCAACTGACGTTTGAAGCTGTTTTCCAGAAGCTGCGCCTTGATCTTGTCTTTGGCGCGTTCAAACTTCGGATCGGTGGTCAGTTTTTTACCGGTCAGTTTCACGATGTGGAAGCCCATGCGGGATTTCACAATCGGAGTGGTCTCGTTCACTTTCAGGCTGGAAATAGCCTCTTCAATTTCCGGAAGGAAGTCGCCGGATTTGAAAGTTCCCAAGGCGCCACCGGTGGAGAAATTGGGATCTTCACTGAACTGCTGCGCCAGGTTTTCAAAGTTTTCACCGCTGCGAAGTTTACCCAGCACGGTTTCAGCACGTTTGATGGACGCTTCCGCGCCGCCTTTTTTCGGGTTGAAGAAGATGTGGGAAACCGAGAACTCGTCAATGGAAGGACGGTTGTTCGGATTCGTTTTCAGGTATTCATTCAAAGCGTCTTCATCAGAGATGCGCAGTTTGGAAATGATCTCGGCATCCATCAAAGAGCGTTTTTCAATGCTGTCTTTCAGGAAGCGGCGATAGTCATCCATGGAAACGCCCTGTTGCTGAATCACTTTTGCCAGTTCTGTTTCGCTGACCTGGTTTTTGCGGGCCATTTCTTTCAGTTCGGATTCCACGCGATCGTTGGTGACGGCCAGATTCAGACGTTTGATCTCTGACTGCAGGATCTTTTCGTTGATCAGGTAATCCAGTTGCGCTTTGCGGTTGCCGACAAGGCTGGTGGCTGGTTTATCAAACAACAAAGACTCATCAACCATGCCCTGTTTTGGAATGCGTTTTACAAGATCTTTGAAGTCAGATTCCAAAACCAGTTCGCTATTTACGATAGCCACAGTTTTTTCCACAATCTCGGCATGACTTGGTGTAGCCACTAGCAAAGCAAAAAGAAGATTAATCATTGGTTCCTCGTGTATCCACCTTGATGGAATTCATCAGTTCATAGTCCTTTAAGACTTTACTACTTCTGAGCTGGGCATCAAGCCACGCCACGTATTCCGCCTGCTCGCGTTGTGCGCGAAGCGCCCGGATAATCTGTGGTTTGACCTCTTCCAGCGACAAAGTGGAGGCCGGAGCCTTCTTTTCCACACGAATCAGATGGATTCCGAAGGGACTTTTGATTGTTTGCACGCCGGAACCGACGTTAAACAGGGGATCAAAGTAATCCACCGAGCCTTTTTCAATCCAGCCTACAACCCCACCCTGCTTGGCTTCAGGAGTGATGGAATACTTTCTTGCAAGTTCCGCAAAATCGCCGGTTTTCAGGTCGACTTTGATGGCGTCAGCCTTGGCGTCCTCGTCCACCACGATCTGGCGCAGGTACACGCGCTCTTTGCGCTTGTAACGGTCCTTGTTGTCTTCGTAGTAGCGTTTGATCTCTTCTTCAGTGGGGGCCTTGACCTTTTCGTTGATCTTTTTAAAGACCTCTCGTTCGACCAGGGAATATCTCAGTTCTTCACGCCATTCCGAAAATGACAGATTTTCCAAAGCCAGGGCCCGGCGGAAAGAAAGATCATCCGGATAGTTCGCGCGCAGTTTGTCGACTTCTTTATCCAGGGTGTTTTCCGATATCACGATACTCTGAGCCCTTGCCCAGTCCAGGGTCAGGCTTTTCACCAGGAAGTCGCGCAGAATTTCTTCTTTGATACGGTGGATGTTGTTGGGATCCTTTGCCGCCAGGGCGTCGAAGTTTCTTAGTCTTCGTGCCAGCTGGTTGGCGAACTGCTTGGAGGTCAGAACGTGATCATTCACCTTCTCCACGGGTTTCGTGGAGAGTTTCTGATAGCTTGATGGACATCCCGCCAAAGCGAGGCTCATAAAAATAAAAAGCCCCGTCAGTGCGGGGCTCTTTGAAAATTTCATCGGATCAAATCCTTATTTAAGAAGACCTTTGTTTTCTTTGATCGGATAAGACTTCTTCATTCTTTCGAAGTAGTCGTTAAAGACCTGTTTTCTTTTTTCATCGAAAACGGCCGCTCTGATCTGGCGTTTGTTCGCGTTCTCAAAGCTTCTGCGACCGGTCAGTTTAATAACGTGGAAGCCAAACTGAGTTTCGATAAGCCCCGTAACCTCACCGACCTTCATGTTGACAACCGCTTCGTAGTAATTCGGAACCAGTGTCACGCGGGATTGCCAGCCGATATCGCCGCCAACCTGCTTGGAAAGAGCATCATCAGAGTAAAGCTTAACCAGCTCTTCAAATGGTCTTTTGCTCTTTTTAACCTCTTCGTAGATTTCTGTCGCACGTTTTTTTGCTTCAGCCACCTGCGCCGGAGTAGCCCCTGCTTTAAACTCAATCAGGATGTGGCTGGTGCGAAGTTCCGGATTTTTGGCATACCATGCTTTCATTTCCGCATCAGAAACCTGGATCTTCTGAACACGCTGACCGATGTCTTTTTCCAGAAGGGCTTTGTACATCTCCTGGTCAAAGCGGGATTGAACGACAGGGTCTTTTTGCAGATTGCGCTTTTCCGCCTCTTGAACACCCATTTCAAAGCGAACCAGGTCTTCCAGGAATTGTTCTTTGGTTGGCGGGTTGATGGTCTGAGACTTCACTTCGTTGTACTTTTTATTGAAGTCTTCAAGCGTGATAGTTTTTTTACCCACCTGAGCCACGACGTCCGTGGATTTCTGTGCAAAAGCGGTCGCAGAGATGAGCAACAAGATGCTGATTACAAGTTTCATGCTTCAAAAGTCCCTTTAAAAAGTTGAATGAGAACTATGCTAAAACGCTAGCACTGGGCATCATTATCCGCAATGAATTTAAGAGCTTGCTGCCTAGCTTGGTGCAAAAGAGCCTCTAACTCTAGAGCAAGGTCTGGGTTTCGCGGATCGATTTCTTTGCTCACTGGAGCCATCGGTCCCACCCAGTAAATGATCACTTTGGCGAAGGGTTTTGGCAGGAAAGTTTTATTCCATGATCTTGGGAAATGAATCGCACGATCACACGCCACGCCCGCGGCGTAAATCGGACCGTGAATCATGCGTGAAAGCTCGAACACTCCGGGTTTGACTTTGTGTAACGGGCCTTTTGGACCATCCACAGCAAAGCTGCAATTTCCCCCGTCTTTTACCAAACGCAAAAGACCTTTCAAGGCTTGCACCCCACCACGCGTGGAAGAACCGCGACTGGTTTTTGCCCCCAGCCATTTCAGCACGGTCGCCATCAGTTCGCCGTCCTTGGATTGCGAAGCGATGGTGGCAATACGGTATCTTTTGACGATGGATAAAAGTGCCAGCTCATCACCGTGAAAATGCGCAAGCACCACCGGAGATGGAGTTGCGGAATCAACAGATTGTTTCAGGGAGTCAGGCTCGATAAGCCGAACCCTCCATGTCCATGAGAGGGTTCGGTAGAAGACGAAAACAATAATCGGAAGAATATACTTTCTAAACACGATTAGTGGTGAAGAGCTTTTTTGAACTCTTCTGTCAGTTTTGGAACGATATCCAGGGCGTCACCCACAATGCCGTAAGTCGCTTTCTGGAAGATCGGTGCGTTGGCATCGCTATTGATTGCCACGATCACTTTGGATCCGCTCATACCAGCCAAGTGCTGGATAGCGCCGGAGATACCCACCGCGATGTACAAAGTCGGAGCCACTGTTTTACCAGTCTGGCCAACCTGCATGCCGTGACCAACCCAGCCCGCATCAACAACTGCACGGGAAGCACCTACCGTGGCACCCAAAACGTCAGCAAGATCATTCAAAATCTTGAAGTTTGCCGCTTCTTTCAGACCACGACCGCCGCTGACAACGATGTTAGCTTCAGTCAGATCCAATTTCTCGGAAGCACCTTTCACGATTTCTTTGATCAAGGTTTTAAGGTCTGCCGCAGCTGCCGCGTGTTCAACCACGTTTGCAGTTTTAGAAGTGTCCGCTGCCGCCACTGGAAGCTGATTGGCGCGCATCAAAACGATTTTAACTGCGCTGTTTTCAAAGTTCACCGTCGCAAAACATTTGCCGGAGTACATTGGTTTAACCGCAGTCACGTTGTCACCGGAAATAGTCAAAGTCGTGCAGTCACTTGCAATACCCACGCCCAAACGAGCCGCCACGCGAGGGAACAGATCCTTGCCGGTGGAGGATGCGGAAGCCAGGATGATGGAAGGCTGAACCTTGCCGATGATCGCTGCGATGTTTGCAGTGAAAGCCTCTGGATTGTATGAATCCAAAGAAGCGTCTTTAACCACGTGAACTTCAGAAGCACCATTGTGACCCAAAGCTGCGGTCACATCACCTGCGTGAGAACCGAAAGCCACCGCAACAACCGTGTTGCCGGAAGCGGCTGCCGCCTGAAGAAGCTCTTGAGAGCTGCGTTTTAGTTTACCGTTTGTGTGTTCAGCAAAAACCAGAATTTTACCCATGTCTTAATCCTTACAGAACCTTCGCTTCATCGCGAAGAAGTTTAACCAGCTCGGACGCTTGTGCAGAAGCATCGCCAGAAAGCATTTTTACAGCTGGTTTATCAGCCGGAAGAGTAAAGCCGGAGTATTTGATTTTGATTTCAGAAGCCGGGATGTTCAAAGAAGCGAATTCGATTTCTTTGATCACTTTCTTTTTGGCTTTCATGATGCCTGGAAGACTTGCGTAGCGAGGCATGTTTAAACCTTTGTTCGCCGCCACAACCGCTGGAGTCATCATTTGCACTACTTCTTTTGCACCACCTTCGATGTCGCGCTCAACAACAACGTTTTCGCCATTGAAATTGAATTTCGATACCACTGTGGTGTGAGGAACGTTCAGGAATTCAGCCATCATCTGGCTGACAGAGGAAGCATTGTCATCAATTGCAAGTTTGCCGGAGAAGATGACTTTTGCGCCGCCTTCAGCCTTGATCACTTCAGCCAAAGCTTTTGCCGTGGCAAAGTTGTCCAGACCTTCGCCGTTAACCACGATCGCTTCGTCAGCGCCCATAGCCAATGCCGTACGCAAGGATTCAACCACACGAGCCTTTGGTCCAACAGACAGAACCCATACTTGGGATCCCGGATTTGCGTCGCGAAGCTTGTTGGCTTCTTCAACCGCATACTCGTCATAAGGGTTCATAACCCATTTAATACCCGCCGTGTCGATACCAGTCTGGTCGGGAGAGATCTTAATCTTTGTTTCGGTGTCAGGCACCTGCTTGATACACACAAAAATCTTCATGTTTTACCCCGTTTTTAAGAGGGTTTCGTTCTATCCCAAGTCCAGGAAAGGCAAAACTAAATTGTATATTTAACGTGTCGCGAAACATGACGGGGGACATGGACAAAAAGCTGCACCCGGGAGTATGGTAAGTGGAAACTTATTGAGAAAATACACACCAAAAACAAGGGGTTCTACACCATGTCTGGATTTCTCGGATCTACCGTCGGGAAAAAGTACCTAATGGGAATCACCGGTTTAGTATGGGCGGGATTTGTTCTCGCACACATGGCCGGCAATCTACTCATCTTCGTAAGTAACGATGCCTACAATGCTTACGGCCACGCACTCACAAGCGGGAATATCATCTACGTCGCAGAAACCGTTCTGGTTCTGGCGTTGATCGTTCACGTTTTCTGCGCCATCAGCCTTACGAAAAACAATCGTGAAGCGAAAGAGCAGAAATACGCAGTGGCGGCAAAAGGATCGAAGCGCGTTTCCCTGGCTTCAAGAACAATGGCGATTCAAGGATCTTTGATTCTGATCTTCGTTATTCTTCACCTGATCACTTTCAAATACGGCACGCACTATGAAACCACCGTTAACGGCGTGGTGATGCGTGACCTGGCGAAACTGATGTTTGAAGTTTTCCAAAGCCCTGCTTACATCGCATGGTATGTGGTGTGTCTGGTTCTTCTGGGCTTCCATCTTAGTCACGGTGTTGGTTCCACCTTCCAGTCATTGGGTTTGATGGAAGGCACTTACAGAGACACGTGGAAAAAACTCAGCTACGGATATGCCGTGGTTGTGGCTGCGGGTTTCATCGCTCAACCTGTTTACATTTTCCTTATCGGTAACTAAGGGGACACACAATGGCTAACAAATTAGACAGCAAAATTCCCAGTGGTAATATTGAAAGCAAATGGACGAATCACAAGTTCAGTTCCAAGCTGGTAAATCCGGCGAACAAAAGAAAGCACTCCATCATCGTGGTGGGCACCGGTCTTGCCGGCGCATCCGCCGCTGCTTCTTTGGGTGAACTTGGTTACAAGGTCAAAGCCTTCTGCGTGCATGAATCCCCTCGCCGTGCCCACTCAGTGGCGGCTCAGGGTGGTATCAATGCGGCGAAAAACTACCAAAATGACGGCGACTCTGTTTACCGTCTTTTCTACGACACCGTAAAGGGCGGGGATTTCCGCGCTCGTGAAGCCAACGTTCACCGTCTGGCGGAAGTGTCCACGAACATCATCGATCAGATGGTGGCGCAAGGGGTTCCTTTCGCCCGTGAATACGGCGGAACTCTTTCCAATCGTTCTTTCGGTGGCGCGCAGGTGTCCCGTACCTTCTACGCCCGCGGCCAGACCGGTCAGCAGCTGTTGCTGGGTGCGTATTCTGAAATGATGAGACAAGTGGATGCAAAAACCGTGGATCTGTACAACCGCCGCGAAATGCTGGATGTTGTGGTGATCGACGGCAAGGCCCGCGGAATCATCGTTCGCAATCTTTTGACGGGCGAAATTGAATCCCACGAAGCTGATGCAGTTGTGATCGCTTCCGGCGGTTATTCCAACGTCTTCTTCCTTTCCACCAATGCGATGAACTGTGCGGTGACGGCAGCGTGGAAAGCCCACAAACGTGGCGCTTACTTCGCAAATCCTTGTTACACACAGATTCACCCGACGTGCATCCCGGTTCATGGCGACAATCAGTCCAAGCTGACGTTGATGTCCGAATCCCTTCGTAATGACGGTCGTGTGTGGGTTCCTAAGGCTGTCGGTGACAAACGTCATCCGAACGAGATCCCTGAAAACGAACGCGATTACTATCTGGAGCGCATCTACCCGTCATTCGGGAACCTGGCTCCGCGTGACGTTTCTTCCCGTCAGGCGAAATACCGCTGTGACGAAGGCCGTGGTGTGAATGAAGCTGGTAAAGCGGTTTACCTGGATTTCGCGGATGCGATCAAACGTCTGGGTGAAGACAAGATTTCTGAAAGATACGGAAACTTGTTCGACATGTACGACAAAATCACCGGTCAGAATCCATACAAACAGCCAATGATGATTTACCCGGCTCCTCACTACACCATGGGTGGTTTGTGGGTGGACTACAACCTGGAATCCACAATCCCGGGTCTGTTCGTTGCGGGTGAAGCAAACTTCTCTGACCACGGTGCAAACCGTCTGGGCGCTTCCGCGCTGATGCAGGGTCTGGCGGATGGTTACTTCGTTCTTCCATACACTCTGGGTAACTATCTGGGTGGAACAAAACTTGAAAAAGTGGCGACGACTCACGAGGCGTTCAAGGCCGCTGCTCATGGCGTGAAAGAAGAAATCACCAAGATGATGAATATCAAGGGTGCTCGCACGGTCGACAGCTTCCACAAAGAGCTGGGCAACGTGATGTGGGAATACTGTGGTATGGGTCGTAACGAAGCTGGTTTGAAAAAAGCCCTTCAAGAGATTCCAAAAATCAAAGAGGAATTCTGGAACAA is from Bdellovibrio bacteriovorus str. Tiberius and encodes:
- a CDS encoding fumarate reductase/succinate dehydrogenase flavoprotein subunit; protein product: MANKLDSKIPSGNIESKWTNHKFSSKLVNPANKRKHSIIVVGTGLAGASAAASLGELGYKVKAFCVHESPRRAHSVAAQGGINAAKNYQNDGDSVYRLFYDTVKGGDFRAREANVHRLAEVSTNIIDQMVAQGVPFAREYGGTLSNRSFGGAQVSRTFYARGQTGQQLLLGAYSEMMRQVDAKTVDLYNRREMLDVVVIDGKARGIIVRNLLTGEIESHEADAVVIASGGYSNVFFLSTNAMNCAVTAAWKAHKRGAYFANPCYTQIHPTCIPVHGDNQSKLTLMSESLRNDGRVWVPKAVGDKRHPNEIPENERDYYLERIYPSFGNLAPRDVSSRQAKYRCDEGRGVNEAGKAVYLDFADAIKRLGEDKISERYGNLFDMYDKITGQNPYKQPMMIYPAPHYTMGGLWVDYNLESTIPGLFVAGEANFSDHGANRLGASALMQGLADGYFVLPYTLGNYLGGTKLEKVATTHEAFKAAAHGVKEEITKMMNIKGARTVDSFHKELGNVMWEYCGMGRNEAGLKKALQEIPKIKEEFWNNVRIPGDANYLNVELEKAGRVADFIELGELMCRDALERNESCGGHYREEYQVDGEAKRDDENFCHVAAWEYTGDNKLSVRHQEELTFENVHLATRSYK